A genomic stretch from Solenopsis invicta isolate M01_SB chromosome 15, UNIL_Sinv_3.0, whole genome shotgun sequence includes:
- the LOC105198936 gene encoding uncharacterized protein LOC105198936: protein MSDKPFKAQNAFHPADPPHGMQNYDVGALTRDQKRALNEMKMITRKENEVYLKAHPEIRCLISILLRHVLSERPLIDIPEVVGTFFNRPRCEIVADLLDYLSSTDKRSHITDDLRRELFRTTSVETSSSSGSSSQSDSDLCDCSSMNCDS from the exons ATGTCCGACAAGCCTTTTAAAGCACAAAACGCTTTTCATCCCGCGGATCCACCGCACGGCATGCAAAATTACGATGTGGGCGCTCTAACGAGAGATCAGAAACGAGCTTTGAACGAAATGAAAATGATCACTCGAAAAGAAAACGAGGTTTATCTTAAAGCGCACCCGGAAATCAGATGTTTGATCTCCATTTTATTGAG GCACGTCCTATCGGAGCGGCCGCTCATCGATATTCCCGAGGTTGTAGGTACATTTTTCAACAGACCACGTTGTGAAATTGTTGCTGACCTTTTGGATTACTTGTCGTCCACCGATAAACGATCGCACATAACGGACGATCTTCGACGGGAATTGTTTCGAACGACCAGCGTTGAAACCAGCAGTAGCAGTGGCTCGAGCTCACAATCCGATTCTGACTTGTGCGACTGCAGCAGCATGAATTGCgactcataa
- the LOC105198935 gene encoding uncharacterized protein LOC105198935, with product MEEKHSDIVLCALARRRRLFPTCQTPGRHVRNRHSLDSGDQWRGGETSGVPAMHVPLSAVIFLLRLVSIATYSIRPTTEVVRRRGASWKCCVAGYAFNEDLECVHAEPNKRNYSTYDVWRDVSSQHSQRITMVIATVHGLRYDDKKNDTDSRHRSGDLPRICSILRAPRDFCIENMINGTTVLIKCAEAGSEVTLDRENSTVAKKTTMTTTTTTVITVTTITTITSISTKNVTSKEDDTEVVYHCNDLRTVFFWGAQTYMDTNLAHVILCTIVVVVYLSVPELGKGIYNRAVLRHNLCLLLQGCFLLFLGYCNLCGVPISDDFETLLWIVMQYFTNATVFWLNVICFDMALSITRFRWMMGSGQQTSQEEYRRLLLYGAFAWGGAFLPAVIAVILEFCPGIPEDLPLKPNYRRYHDGPNYVVNIYFFGIPLLTLFWNNVLFVFTTYKIIRIQRSTEIATRNHTNVLRKKYFLFLQLYLLMGAPWFFGLLLACMNKLVVMKICRLIWPILWLLMLATHKKLRRKLTNKLRCIKKKRKTVATIA from the coding sequence ATGGAAGAAAAACACAGCGACATTGTACTGTGTGCGCTGGCAAGACGCCGCCGGTTGTTTCCGACTTGTCAAACGCCGGGAAGACACGTTCGCAACCGTCACAGTCTGGACAGTGGCGATCAGTGGCGAGGAGGTGAGACATCGGGTGTACCAGCAATGCACGTGCCATTGTCTGCCGTGATTTTCCTGCTACGCCTAGTCTCGATCGCGACTTATTCGATTCGTCCGACGACGGAGGTCGTGCGCCGACGTGGCGCGTCGTGGAAGTGCTGCGTCGCCGGTTACGCGTTCAATGAGGATCTCGAGTGCGTCCATGCGGAGCCGAACAAGCGAAACTACAGCACGTACGACGTTTGGCGAGACGTCTCGTCTCAACATTCGCAGCGAATCACCATGGTAATCGCGACCGTGCACGGCTTGAGATACGACGACAAGAAGAACGACACTGATTCGAGACATCGTTCAGGCGACCTTCCTCGTATTTGTTCCATCTTGCGCGCGCCGAGGGATTTCTGTATCGAGAACATGATCAATGGCACGACGGTGTTGATTAAGTGCGCGGAGGCCGGCTCGGAAGTGACTCTGGACAGAGAAAACTCGACAGTGGCAAAGAAAAccacgatgacgacgacgacgacaacggtcATCACCGTGACGACCATTACCACTATTACCTCCATCAGCACGAAGAACGTAACGTCGAAGGAGGATGACACGGAGGTCGTTTACCACTGCAACGATCTGCGGACAGTATTCTTCTGGGGCGCGCAGACCTACATGGACACCAACTTGGCTCATGTTATCCTGTGCACAATCGTCGTCGTGGTGTACCTGTCCGTTCCGGAACTCGGCAAGGGCATCTACAATCGCGCGGTGCTCCGTCACAACCTCTGCCTGCTGCTGCAGGGATGCTTCCTGTTGTTTCTCGGCTACTGTAACCTGTGCGGCGTCCCGATCAGCGACGACTTCGAGACACTCCTCTGGATAGTAATGCAATACTTCACGAACGCCACGGTGTTCTGGCTGAACGTGATCTGCTTCGACATGGCCCTGTCCATCACGCGGTTCCGCTGGATGATGGGATCCGGTCAGCAGACGAGTCAGGAGGAGTACAGACGGCTCCTGCTGTACGGCGCATTCGCGTGGGGCGGCGCCTTCTTACCCGCTGTTATCGCTGTCATTTTGGAATTTTGCCCCGGCATCCCGGAGGATCTTCCGCTCAAGCCGAATTACCGCCGTTACCATGACGGGCCGAACTACGTGGTGAACATATATTTCTTCGGCATACCGCTGCTGACGCTCTTCTGGAACAATGTGCTGTTCGTGTTCACCACGTACAAGATCATACGAATACAGCGGAGCACGGAGATAGCGACGAGAAATCATACCAACGTCCTCAGAAAGAAGTACTTCCTCTTTTTGCAGCTGTATCTGCTGATGGGAGCGCCGTGGTTCTTCGGCTTGCTCCTCGCTTGCATGAACAAGCTCGTGGTGATGAAGATATGTCGGCTGATATGGCCGATTCTGTGGCTTTTGATGCTCGCTACTCACAAGAAATTGCGGCGGAAGCTCACGAACAAGTTGCGGTGCATTAAGAAGAAGCGGAAGACCGTCGCAACCATCGCGTAG